AGGCCATTCAAGATCTTCTGCTCCATAGTACTCTTTGCAGCAAGCTCGAACCTCCTGCTTTTAAGTACAGAATGAAATATTCTCCTTAGATTTCTCCACTTATCGGAGTCAGAAATGAAAATCCCATCTCCCATAGGTTCAAAAATCTCCCTGAAATCCTCGTCCTTGTGGTAGTTGGCAAAATTCTTGCTCAGGATGTGATGGATGTTCATAGAATCGCTAGTGAACACAAAATCCTTGTCACCAAACCAATGTCCTTTGAATAGAAATGTGCCCTGACTTTGCTGGAGTATACAAGTGAAAAAATCATGGAGACGATATGAGTTCCAAGAAAGCTGTGGAACCATCCCTACTACAGGCCAGTTGATAAGTAGAGAGTTCCCATTCCACCGCCATAGCCAAAGGATAAGTGTAACAGTAGAGAGAAATGGTAGAATTGCCATTAGCATTTCTGAATATCCAAGTATGGCCATTTCCATTTCCAAGGTACACTACTCTTACTGTGTTTTGTATAAGCAACTCTTGGTACGTATATGCTACAACATGCTTCTGAAACATATATTTATATACAGGATTAAGCCATGTGTACTTGccttttggtaaaaaaaaaattgccatTACCTATCTATGCAAGACTTCTGCTTTCTGCTCTGCATTCCTTGTTATTTTCCTCTGGTTCCTGCTGTATTAATGATATTTGTCgtcttaaaattttaagttaacgCTTATTTTAAAGACAACCAGCCAAGTCAAGATTTCAAATCTCCGTATCTTTATATTATTGGTGAGGCTGGGTGAGCGGGGAGAGATGTGGGTGGAGGGCCACTCTTAGGCTAATAATTTCTCCTACTCTTATAGGTGGGAGAGAGTCTCCATCCAGCTCTCCCCCACCCTCCTCTCCCGCACTCTCCTCTTGTCTTATCTCTTCCCACCGTTCTCTCTGTCTCTTTTCCACCTAATGTCAGAGAGGTGGGTGGAGGGTGAGAGAGCTCTCTTTGTCTCTCCTTTCATCCGGCATCACCCAATAACATACATTCACATCCTCTCATATAttgattattaattatatatgtgcTAAAATTGTggttattgttattattaattttgcataagCAAATCTTGGAATGTATTACAACGTGCTTCTAaagcatatatttatttttatagaggATTAAGCCATGCGTACTTGccttttgattaaaaaaaatctccattaaatataaatatgcattgaaaattttaaaatcagTAACAGTTATAGTTTGTTCATATTCTGGCAGATATGTTGCATAAGTCAAATCAGGAATTTGTTTGGCTGGAAGGAAAACTTTCGTCGTGAGACTGCAGACTCTCTTTTTGGTTGCTGATGCAACTCTACGTTATATATTATTCAATGAAATCAATTCTGTTTCTCATGGCAATAGACTGGGTAGCAAATTTAACCTTTTCTTTTCTGAATGCTGCTGTGCTCATCTCAAATTCTCAGTAGTAATTGCTTCCGATTTCTTTTTCCTGTTATTGCCCGCCTTTGCTCCGTCTATTAAGCCCTtgtctaagaaaaaaaaaattcaattaaatttttgaaaactattattttataaaaatttaattcaatcgaTTTATTTTTTTACCAATTCTAATAAAagaattcaattatttttaatttaaaaattcattctaaaaaattaaaattcagttATGATTGTGTAAGaatttaattaaacttaaaaagtCATCAAGAATATGTTTGGTTTAATTCTTAAATATAGTTGATAACTAATGGATAGTCAAATATCttaataaacctatttaataTACCTATCAAAAATAGGGATGGCAACGAGTCGGATTTTTACAGGTATCCGATCCGATCGAACCCTAATAAGACTGGTTTGGGTATTATATAATCAGATTTGGGACGGGTtcgaatttaaaaaataatacccgTGACGAGTTCTGATTTTTCATATTGGGTATCCGTTACCTGAACCCATTTAcaaaaatacttaattaaatataaaatatatatttttataataatatttataaatttgcatatattttattttatataaaatggaatttaaatattttatgaaattattaaaattttaaaatataaattattaattaaaatgatttttttatataaaatattaattaaaatatataaaattaaacaggtTGGAGTTTTTTTTAAAGTAATAATAATCGGGTTTAGGACGGATTCggttaattgaaaataaattttaaacggGTTTGGGATGAGTTTGGATTTTGATAATGTTAATCGGGTTCGAATTCAGGTAAGGTGATTTTCGCGGGTAACTTATCCGTTGCCATCCCTAACAAAAAATTATAGTATTTCTTTTTTAAAACTATTTCTTATCTAGCAGCtagcttatttaattttattttttatttagattatattatttattttttatatcaataaattatttaaaattataaaaaatgtaaataaatataaaaatattataaataataactaaatTAATTGTAATGTTCATTCTTATATTATAAAAACTATGCGTacgtattaaaaaaaaatttatctctCCCTTCATTCTATTCTAACTctcattctctttttctctttctgtcTCTCTCCTAAAAAAGACAGAGGTTAACTCGTTTCCATTCTCATATTGCCAAAAAAATCTCCTCAAAAATTTTCTCTACAAATTTAACAAAAGTGTGTAGGATTTGTTTGATTGCTGAGAAAACATCATCTACGTAAACTTTTGATTTTTGTAGAACTCCTATTTCTTTCGAAACggatttgaaataaaaatttcgttTCTATTTAGAAACCGAATATATTTTAGATTTAAAAAGCGTTTTATTTTTGTTCTGATTAGAAACTGATTTGAAATGGAAATTCGTTTTAGATTAttagaaatttatatattttagttactaatttaaaacatatttaaaaaCTAAAGTTATTCGGTATCTAATTTTAGAACAAAAATATCTGTTTTAAATTGGTTTCAAAATTAGAAATGGATATCATAttctgtttttaatttatttagaaacCTATGAATTATAAACTGACTATTTTAGTTTCAAATCGatttctaattaaaattaaaaatcaattttcaATGTTTTGAAACCGAATTTTCGTtgctaattttcttttttcttgtaGTGCATGAGCTCTTCCCACGCATATGACACTAGTGATCTTAAGGAAAAAGGGACCAAGTCAGTAGGCTGCCAATTACTccaccaaaataattaaatatttgtgGAAGATCTTATCCCccattatttatttttcaataattaaatttctttgttGAATGACGATAGCTTTAATATAACGGTAAAGTTAGTTCATTTATGATTGAGAGATTATGAATTTGaaactttatttattttgtaaacgataatttgtatatgaaaaatgtttttttttgttataattaaattaataatatatatatattatatatatatatattttttgtttttaaattt
The Hevea brasiliensis isolate MT/VB/25A 57/8 chromosome 18, ASM3005281v1, whole genome shotgun sequence genome window above contains:
- the LOC131175864 gene encoding alkane hydroxylase MAH1-like, which produces MEMAILGYSEMLMAILPFLSTVTLILWLWRWNGNSLLINWPVVGMVPQLSWNSYRLHDFFTCILQQSQGTFLFKGHWFGDKDFVFTSDSMNIHHILSKNFANYHKDEDFREIFEPMGDGIFISDSDKWRNLRRIFHSVLKSRRFELAAKSTMEQKILNGLFPILKNASMLASEVDMQDVLKRFMFDNICLLVLGLDPNSLSPEFPHIPCAKAYDDMSEAAIYRHTLPGSIWKLQRWLQIGKEKKVKKALDIFDDFAEQCITRKRQQLGQSSRNQEGLEDFDLLTYFLVKDDDRKIIKEEKMPFALNQTNF